AGAGTGACTGATTACCTGACGTGTTTCCTTACCGATAAGGTATCTTCTTCAGAGGAATATATTCAGTCTTAATTCAGCAAATAATATGACATTGTAGATAGTCTAGAAAGTAAGGGGTCCATTTTTACATATGACACTAAACTTTGTGGTTATTACCCCAAAGCAGGATAGTAATTCACTACAGAAGGAATTGGACAGAAAGGCAAACTGGACAGGGAAATggcaaattaaatttaatataaataatggtACCTAGGCCATAGTATCAATTGTACTACTTACATATTAAGCGGACTAGCGGTAAATTAGGGTAAAGTGAAGACTGAATAGGATTTAGGAATATTAGTAACAGAATGCTGAGTAACAGTACTCCGTGCCAGGCAGCTGCTGCTAAAGTGAATAAAATCCTAGACAGTCACAAAAAGGAGAATAAATGCATATGATGTAAATATAACTTTTCCACTCTACTAGCCACAAGTTAGACCACATCTCCAGTATAGGGTACAGTTTTGAATACTTGTCTACAAAAAGACATTAAAGAACTTGGGAGTGTTTCGGGATAGGCAATTTCATTATTATAGGTAATGGAGAGGTTAAAGTAGATGGTTAGAAGGATTTCTTTGTACCTTTGGGGTAACCTAAACTAcatgtatagatatatacatgtGCGTGGGGTCAGCAACAAAGCCATGATAACAAGACTGGATGACTCGGTCCAGCTCTACTGGTGTCCCAAGCAGACACTTTTTGGGTCTATTGACAAACCTGGTCTTGGAACCATTAGACCTTTTGAAGGCTAATCTAACCATCTAAATATATAACTTTGTGATTACAACTACTTCTGGTCTCTTCCAGATCGTCACTTAGCAGTGAAGTAGCACAGCCCATGCAGAGACGATACTCAGAGGCTATTCTCGCCAGTGACTACAGCAGATCGGTTGATAACATGCTCAAAAAGAATTTTGTGGACTGGTTGCTaggcagaagagagaagaaaagcgAGTATGTTGCCgagtttttattttacacaatgaATATACCAAATACTAGGCGCACAATCATAAGCCGTAAATAATGAACCACAAACTTCATTTAAATTAATCTGCTTGCAGAGTTCACCATTCAGTACAGATACCATTATTGCTCTTCTCTTCACCATAATTCCTTTATTTCCTCCTAAAGCTCTCCTCAATGCTTTTGAGCTTTGATTATCCCCTTAGTATATCCAAAGTCTACACAGAAGGATTACATAAAAGTATATCTTGTGTATATATTCCCCTGTGGTAGTCAAACTTAAGAGAATCATTATTTAGGTTACAGTACTTTAAAGTCTGTGACTGTGTACCAAAATCATCCTGTTCTATTAGAAAGCTTCTGTATTGTCTAACCAATAATTATTCTGTTCCATAGCAACATGTCTGATCTTACCAAGCGACAGATGGACTTCCAACTCCCAGAGCTCAGTTTGGGCAAAGACACAATGGACGAGTCTGAAGAAAACAGGAACTTCGTGCCATGGCTGTTGAAAAATAAACACATGAATAGGTAAGGCAATAAGGCTTaatacaaacatattttattacaacATAGGTAAGACCTCCAGTTCTCCCCTAAAGTAAATTGGTTCTTGAGTCTGCTATGATTATACTCATGTACCCTTTTGCTAAGACAGTCTGCCAAGTACGTCCACATGTGGCACTGCTGGAGAAGGTGTGCAGTGGAAAGCCTGGTGCCAAGAATGCATTTTAGTGCACCAATGTCTTTATCAAGTATTACTCAAGATATTGGTACGGATCAAAACCTTGACATcaacaaatataaaattataatttttagtACATATGAAAGACTTGTTAGTGGTGTTCTTCTAGTGCTTTTGTATGAACACAAGCTAATCTGAAACAATACTACAAGTAACTGTGTTGAGAGCTAGACTCAATACATGCACTTCTTCTACCAGGCCTATTGACTACATCTAACTATGAAACATGTAGTAACAGATAGTCTTTAGTGCGCAAGATGATCCTTTAGGTAGATTTTCTCTTCAGGTACAGTTAAGCTGTAACTCTATATCAATTTCTCTCCAGTCTTTATGGAAAGCACACATAGATCTTAAACTAGTCTTACACTCACATACTGCCTGGCACATAGCTACAATTGACACTAGCTGGTCCCTACCTACAATTGAGCACTAGAGGCAATTGTCAGTGAAGTACAGTAACGGCGTGTACATCTAAGTGTACCACTCCCCCTGGTGATGCGAACTAATGAGACTCAGACGCACCCCCACATACACCTCTTAGGAGGAGTACTGTTTTTGGGTACTGGAAAACCTGACAAAAATATACAGATTATAATGACACAAGTAGTACTGTCTCGCTGCTTCTGGTTGGCTGTTTTCCTATTGGCCCcttcagctgatagtacttagaTTATCAGCGTTACGGCTATGTTATGTTAAGTTGTGGCTGTCTACTTGGATGACTTATTTGTAATTTCCATTTGGACCACAGCAGGATAGAAGATTCCCATTTCATTTATGAAATGGTAACCGACAGATGTGGGGTGTTTGTACTTCATTACAATTTATATGG
The nucleotide sequence above comes from Mixophyes fleayi isolate aMixFle1 chromosome 6, aMixFle1.hap1, whole genome shotgun sequence. Encoded proteins:
- the GIP gene encoding gastric inhibitory polypeptide — its product is MMTPKCLAFFFTLIVFNTVGGEETNTRSSLSSEVAQPMQRRYSEAILASDYSRSVDNMLKKNFVDWLLGRREKKSDNMSDLTKRQMDFQLPELSLGKDTMDESEENRNFVPWLLKNKHMNSVHNDVKVAVCQETLDLLMAMDLCNARFP